Proteins encoded in a region of the Neodiprion virginianus isolate iyNeoVirg1 chromosome 2, iyNeoVirg1.1, whole genome shotgun sequence genome:
- the LOC124299102 gene encoding oxysterol-binding protein-related protein 8 isoform X4 has product MSSQPIMVPGGERRTQSESYSVSVGNPSEPFKTMTPPNVSRSLSSRPAAMGESCPKLADNSSEKSGDAGKLTRKESYKAQRKNYRMEKKRVANELLSSLKDPTVVVMSDWLKVRGTLKSWTKLWCILKPGLLLLYKNPKIKSNNWVGTILLNICQVIERPSKKDGFCFKLFHPLEQSIWAPRGPEKEALGAVVQPLPTSYLIFRAPSQAAGKCWLDALELSLRCSSLIVRSSSVLPRSPQHDATTTHETQWSEADYEKHFNDHDLDDVSQPENGVVADAEISASDSESEPSVKEEEPDQIHETPYAVVENEVLGSAGEVVAELQDEQKSLIWFLMKQVRPGMDLSKVVLPTFILEPRSFLEKLADSYYHADLLSKAVLEDDAFTRMKGVVKWYLSGFYKKPQGLKKPYNPLLGETYRCYWQHPNGSRTFYLAEQLSHHPPISGFYVTNRQDGFTISATIIAKSKFYGNSTSAVLDGVAVLTMLPRGEDYTMTIPYAHCKGILMGTLSMELGGKININCEKTGYQTELEFKLKPFLGGAEHMNQVVGRIRLGKETLATISGYWDGQITITDKRTGTESVFFNPTAEIRKNRLKKYTVPLEQQGDWESENLWQAVTQAINNDDQVAATEAKTVLEEAQRERARERKLQGLEWVPKYFVQDIISGNWMYRHADLRPWDPRNDVVQYEYDYVVRTKTKHKTPIMRTGSIISVEPQTQMPLLQAESRSSLSVLKSSKRQLTNNMPLAEAAHDSGSSSAEFHSDSSQSVGKRRRSTAKIIDVIKEMDSRLLDNGEKLNRIQHIVEQLAIKQREQKANASETRMSRNLLDTGIVIAVIFIIQYLLNLWNSRSLETKECNR; this is encoded by the exons atgagtTCACAACCAATCATGGTGCCTGGTGGAGAACGTCGAACACAATCTGAATCTTATTCTGTCTCAGTAGGAAATCCTTCTGAGCCATTCAAAACTATGACCCCACCTAACGTCAGTCGTTCGCTTAGCAGTC GTCCAGCAGCGATGGGTGAAAGCTGTCCAAAGCTGGCTGACAATTCGTCAGAAAAG TCTGGCGATGCTGGCAAATTGACTCGCAAAGAGTCCTACAAAGCACAGAGGAAAAATTATcggatggagaaaaaaagagtcGCCAATGAACTCCTCAGCTCCCTTAAAGACCCGACTGTTGTTGTCATGAGCGACTGGCTCAAGGTCCGTGGCACGCTCAAGAGTTGGACCAAGTTGTGGTGCATTCTGAAACCTGGATTGCTGCTGCTATACAAGAATCCGAAGATAAAG AGTAACAACTGGGTGGGAACCATTCTACTCAATATATGTCAAGTAATAGAGAGACCGAGTAAAAAAGACGGGTTTTGCTTCAAACTGTTCCATCCGCTGGAGCAATCGATCTGGGCGCCACGAGGTCCTGAGAAAGAGGCTCTTG GTGCTGTAGTCCAGCCTCTTCCCACGTCTTATCTGATCTTCAGAGCACCTTCTCAAGCTGCTGGCAAATGTTGGCTCGATGCATTAGAGCTCTCTCTCCGATGTTCTTCGCTTATCGTTCGCTCTAGTAGCGTTCTTCCTCGATCACCTCAACATGATGCGACAACCACTCATGAAACTCAGTGGAGTGAAGCAGACTACGAAAAACACTTCAATGATCATG ACCTTGACGATGTCAGCCAGCCGGAGAATGGTGTAGTCGCAGATGCTGAAATCAGCGCCTCTGACAGCGAGTCGGAACCATCTGTCAAGGAAGAAGAACCTGATCAAATTCATGAAACACCTTACGCTGTTGTGGAGAACGAAGTTCTTGGATCG GCTGGCGAAGTGGTTGCAGAATTACAAGATGAACAAAAATCTCTTATTTGGTTCCTGATGAAGCAGGTCCGGCCTGGGATGGACCTTTCCAAAGTTGTGCTGCCGACATTCATTCTGGAGCCCAGATCATTTCTGGAAAAACTGGCAGACTCGTACTATCACGCTGATCTTTTGTCAAA GGCTGTACTCGAAGATGACGCTTTCACACGCATGAAAGGTGTTGTAAAGTGGTATTTATCTGGATTTTACAAGAAACCCCAGGGCTTGAAAAAACCCTACAATCCACTACTAGGAGAGACGTATCGCTGCTACTGGCAGCACCCCAATGGATCACGAACTTTCTATCTTGCTGAACAG ctgtCTCATCATCCTCCAATCTCTGGATTCTATGTCACTAATCGCCAAGACGGCTTTACCATTAGCGCTACAATTATTGCCAAGTCTAAATTCTACG GCAATTCAACATCGGCGGTATTAGACGGTGTGGCAGTATTGACAATGCTGCCAAGAGGAGAGGATTACACTATGACTATCCCATATGCTCATTGCAAAGGTATTTTGATGGGAACTTTGTCAATGGAGCTGGGTGGAAAGATTAACATCAACTGTGAGAAGACGGGATATCAGACGGAACTAGAGTTCAAACTGAAG CCATTTCTGGGTGGCGCGGAACACATGAATCAAGTTGTCGGTAGGATTCGACTTGGGAAGGAAACGCTTGCAACCATTTCAGGCTACTGGGATGGACAGATTACCATCACCGACAAACGGACAGGG ACGGAGAGCGTTTTTTTCAACCCGACGGCAGAGATCCGCAAGAACAGATTGAAGAAATACACCGTACCGTTAGAACAACAGGGGGACTGGGAAAGTGAGAATCTGTGGCAAGCCGTCACTCAGGCAATTAACAACGATGATCAGGTAGCTGCAACAGAGGCGAAAACTGTTTTGGAAGAAGCTCAACGAGAGCGTGCACGCGAAAGAAAACTCCAAGGTCTAGAATGGGttccaaaatattttgtacag GATATAATCTCAGGTAATTGGATGTACCGCCACGCTGATCTCCGTCCTTGGGATCCCCGAAATGACGTGGTTCAATACGAATATGACTACGTCGTCCGGACAAAAACAAAGCATAAAACGCCAATAATGCGGACCGGTAGCATCATTTCAGTTGAGCCGCAAACTCAG ATGCCACTGCTGCAAGCCGAGTCTAGATCGTCTTTGTCGGTATTGAAGTCTTCCAAAAGGCAATTGACGAACAACATGCCACTCGCTGAAGCGGCCCATGATTCAGGCAGCTCCTCTGCCGAGTTCCACTCTGATTCTAGTCAGTCAGTAGGCAAAAGGCGACGATCTACCGCTAA aATAATTGACGTTATAAAAGAGATGGATTCGCGATTACTTGATAACGGGGAAAAGCTAAACAGAATTCAGCATATCGTAGAGCAACTAGCTATCAAACAAAGGGAACAAAAGGCAAACGCGTCGGAAACAAGGATGTCGAGGAATTTGTTGGACACTGGTATTGTAATAGCCGTGATTTTCATCATACAGTATCTTCTGAATTTATGGAACAGCAGATCGTTGGAAACAAAGGAGTG TAACAGATGA
- the LOC124299102 gene encoding oxysterol-binding protein-related protein 8 isoform X5, with product MPLPERSPAAMGESCPKLADNSSEKSGDAGKLTRKESYKAQRKNYRMEKKRVANELLSSLKDPTVVVMSDWLKVRGTLKSWTKLWCILKPGLLLLYKNPKIKSNNWVGTILLNICQVIERPSKKDGFCFKLFHPLEQSIWAPRGPEKEALGAVVQPLPTSYLIFRAPSQAAGKCWLDALELSLRCSSLIVRSSSVLPRSPQHDATTTHETQWSEADYEKHFNDHDLDDVSQPENGVVADAEISASDSESEPSVKEEEPDQIHETPYAVVENEVLGSAGEVVAELQDEQKSLIWFLMKQVRPGMDLSKVVLPTFILEPRSFLEKLADSYYHADLLSKAVLEDDAFTRMKGVVKWYLSGFYKKPQGLKKPYNPLLGETYRCYWQHPNGSRTFYLAEQLSHHPPISGFYVTNRQDGFTISATIIAKSKFYGNSTSAVLDGVAVLTMLPRGEDYTMTIPYAHCKGILMGTLSMELGGKININCEKTGYQTELEFKLKPFLGGAEHMNQVVGRIRLGKETLATISGYWDGQITITDKRTGTESVFFNPTAEIRKNRLKKYTVPLEQQGDWESENLWQAVTQAINNDDQVAATEAKTVLEEAQRERARERKLQGLEWVPKYFVQDIISGNWMYRHADLRPWDPRNDVVQYEYDYVVRTKTKHKTPIMRTGSIISVEPQTQMPLLQAESRSSLSVLKSSKRQLTNNMPLAEAAHDSGSSSAEFHSDSSQSVGKRRRSTAKIIDVIKEMDSRLLDNGEKLNRIQHIVEQLAIKQREQKANASETRMSRNLLDTGIVIAVIFIIQYLLNLWNSRSLETKECNR from the exons ATGCCGTTACCGGAACGCA GTCCAGCAGCGATGGGTGAAAGCTGTCCAAAGCTGGCTGACAATTCGTCAGAAAAG TCTGGCGATGCTGGCAAATTGACTCGCAAAGAGTCCTACAAAGCACAGAGGAAAAATTATcggatggagaaaaaaagagtcGCCAATGAACTCCTCAGCTCCCTTAAAGACCCGACTGTTGTTGTCATGAGCGACTGGCTCAAGGTCCGTGGCACGCTCAAGAGTTGGACCAAGTTGTGGTGCATTCTGAAACCTGGATTGCTGCTGCTATACAAGAATCCGAAGATAAAG AGTAACAACTGGGTGGGAACCATTCTACTCAATATATGTCAAGTAATAGAGAGACCGAGTAAAAAAGACGGGTTTTGCTTCAAACTGTTCCATCCGCTGGAGCAATCGATCTGGGCGCCACGAGGTCCTGAGAAAGAGGCTCTTG GTGCTGTAGTCCAGCCTCTTCCCACGTCTTATCTGATCTTCAGAGCACCTTCTCAAGCTGCTGGCAAATGTTGGCTCGATGCATTAGAGCTCTCTCTCCGATGTTCTTCGCTTATCGTTCGCTCTAGTAGCGTTCTTCCTCGATCACCTCAACATGATGCGACAACCACTCATGAAACTCAGTGGAGTGAAGCAGACTACGAAAAACACTTCAATGATCATG ACCTTGACGATGTCAGCCAGCCGGAGAATGGTGTAGTCGCAGATGCTGAAATCAGCGCCTCTGACAGCGAGTCGGAACCATCTGTCAAGGAAGAAGAACCTGATCAAATTCATGAAACACCTTACGCTGTTGTGGAGAACGAAGTTCTTGGATCG GCTGGCGAAGTGGTTGCAGAATTACAAGATGAACAAAAATCTCTTATTTGGTTCCTGATGAAGCAGGTCCGGCCTGGGATGGACCTTTCCAAAGTTGTGCTGCCGACATTCATTCTGGAGCCCAGATCATTTCTGGAAAAACTGGCAGACTCGTACTATCACGCTGATCTTTTGTCAAA GGCTGTACTCGAAGATGACGCTTTCACACGCATGAAAGGTGTTGTAAAGTGGTATTTATCTGGATTTTACAAGAAACCCCAGGGCTTGAAAAAACCCTACAATCCACTACTAGGAGAGACGTATCGCTGCTACTGGCAGCACCCCAATGGATCACGAACTTTCTATCTTGCTGAACAG ctgtCTCATCATCCTCCAATCTCTGGATTCTATGTCACTAATCGCCAAGACGGCTTTACCATTAGCGCTACAATTATTGCCAAGTCTAAATTCTACG GCAATTCAACATCGGCGGTATTAGACGGTGTGGCAGTATTGACAATGCTGCCAAGAGGAGAGGATTACACTATGACTATCCCATATGCTCATTGCAAAGGTATTTTGATGGGAACTTTGTCAATGGAGCTGGGTGGAAAGATTAACATCAACTGTGAGAAGACGGGATATCAGACGGAACTAGAGTTCAAACTGAAG CCATTTCTGGGTGGCGCGGAACACATGAATCAAGTTGTCGGTAGGATTCGACTTGGGAAGGAAACGCTTGCAACCATTTCAGGCTACTGGGATGGACAGATTACCATCACCGACAAACGGACAGGG ACGGAGAGCGTTTTTTTCAACCCGACGGCAGAGATCCGCAAGAACAGATTGAAGAAATACACCGTACCGTTAGAACAACAGGGGGACTGGGAAAGTGAGAATCTGTGGCAAGCCGTCACTCAGGCAATTAACAACGATGATCAGGTAGCTGCAACAGAGGCGAAAACTGTTTTGGAAGAAGCTCAACGAGAGCGTGCACGCGAAAGAAAACTCCAAGGTCTAGAATGGGttccaaaatattttgtacag GATATAATCTCAGGTAATTGGATGTACCGCCACGCTGATCTCCGTCCTTGGGATCCCCGAAATGACGTGGTTCAATACGAATATGACTACGTCGTCCGGACAAAAACAAAGCATAAAACGCCAATAATGCGGACCGGTAGCATCATTTCAGTTGAGCCGCAAACTCAG ATGCCACTGCTGCAAGCCGAGTCTAGATCGTCTTTGTCGGTATTGAAGTCTTCCAAAAGGCAATTGACGAACAACATGCCACTCGCTGAAGCGGCCCATGATTCAGGCAGCTCCTCTGCCGAGTTCCACTCTGATTCTAGTCAGTCAGTAGGCAAAAGGCGACGATCTACCGCTAA aATAATTGACGTTATAAAAGAGATGGATTCGCGATTACTTGATAACGGGGAAAAGCTAAACAGAATTCAGCATATCGTAGAGCAACTAGCTATCAAACAAAGGGAACAAAAGGCAAACGCGTCGGAAACAAGGATGTCGAGGAATTTGTTGGACACTGGTATTGTAATAGCCGTGATTTTCATCATACAGTATCTTCTGAATTTATGGAACAGCAGATCGTTGGAAACAAAGGAGTG TAACAGATGA
- the LOC124299102 gene encoding oxysterol-binding protein-related protein 8 isoform X1, producing MSSQPIMVPGGERRTQSESYSVSVGNPSEPFKTMTPPNVSRSLSSPAGDDRQPRQGGVQAGSTPLPKLPSLESLSTSTIISTCAPPSSTGPAAMGESCPKLADNSSEKSGDAGKLTRKESYKAQRKNYRMEKKRVANELLSSLKDPTVVVMSDWLKVRGTLKSWTKLWCILKPGLLLLYKNPKIKSNNWVGTILLNICQVIERPSKKDGFCFKLFHPLEQSIWAPRGPEKEALGAVVQPLPTSYLIFRAPSQAAGKCWLDALELSLRCSSLIVRSSSVLPRSPQHDATTTHETQWSEADYEKHFNDHDLDDVSQPENGVVADAEISASDSESEPSVKEEEPDQIHETPYAVVENEVLGSAGEVVAELQDEQKSLIWFLMKQVRPGMDLSKVVLPTFILEPRSFLEKLADSYYHADLLSKAVLEDDAFTRMKGVVKWYLSGFYKKPQGLKKPYNPLLGETYRCYWQHPNGSRTFYLAEQLSHHPPISGFYVTNRQDGFTISATIIAKSKFYGNSTSAVLDGVAVLTMLPRGEDYTMTIPYAHCKGILMGTLSMELGGKININCEKTGYQTELEFKLKPFLGGAEHMNQVVGRIRLGKETLATISGYWDGQITITDKRTGTESVFFNPTAEIRKNRLKKYTVPLEQQGDWESENLWQAVTQAINNDDQVAATEAKTVLEEAQRERARERKLQGLEWVPKYFVQDIISGNWMYRHADLRPWDPRNDVVQYEYDYVVRTKTKHKTPIMRTGSIISVEPQTQMPLLQAESRSSLSVLKSSKRQLTNNMPLAEAAHDSGSSSAEFHSDSSQSVGKRRRSTAKIIDVIKEMDSRLLDNGEKLNRIQHIVEQLAIKQREQKANASETRMSRNLLDTGIVIAVIFIIQYLLNLWNSRSLETKECNR from the exons atgagtTCACAACCAATCATGGTGCCTGGTGGAGAACGTCGAACACAATCTGAATCTTATTCTGTCTCAGTAGGAAATCCTTCTGAGCCATTCAAAACTATGACCCCACCTAACGTCAGTCGTTCGCTTAGCAGTC CGGCCGGAGATGATAGACAACCTCGACAAGGCGGTGTTCAAGCTGGATCAACACCGCTGCCAAAACTACCGTCATTAGAATCACTCTCGACAAGTACAATTATTTCTACTTGTGCTCCACCATCCTCAACAg GTCCAGCAGCGATGGGTGAAAGCTGTCCAAAGCTGGCTGACAATTCGTCAGAAAAG TCTGGCGATGCTGGCAAATTGACTCGCAAAGAGTCCTACAAAGCACAGAGGAAAAATTATcggatggagaaaaaaagagtcGCCAATGAACTCCTCAGCTCCCTTAAAGACCCGACTGTTGTTGTCATGAGCGACTGGCTCAAGGTCCGTGGCACGCTCAAGAGTTGGACCAAGTTGTGGTGCATTCTGAAACCTGGATTGCTGCTGCTATACAAGAATCCGAAGATAAAG AGTAACAACTGGGTGGGAACCATTCTACTCAATATATGTCAAGTAATAGAGAGACCGAGTAAAAAAGACGGGTTTTGCTTCAAACTGTTCCATCCGCTGGAGCAATCGATCTGGGCGCCACGAGGTCCTGAGAAAGAGGCTCTTG GTGCTGTAGTCCAGCCTCTTCCCACGTCTTATCTGATCTTCAGAGCACCTTCTCAAGCTGCTGGCAAATGTTGGCTCGATGCATTAGAGCTCTCTCTCCGATGTTCTTCGCTTATCGTTCGCTCTAGTAGCGTTCTTCCTCGATCACCTCAACATGATGCGACAACCACTCATGAAACTCAGTGGAGTGAAGCAGACTACGAAAAACACTTCAATGATCATG ACCTTGACGATGTCAGCCAGCCGGAGAATGGTGTAGTCGCAGATGCTGAAATCAGCGCCTCTGACAGCGAGTCGGAACCATCTGTCAAGGAAGAAGAACCTGATCAAATTCATGAAACACCTTACGCTGTTGTGGAGAACGAAGTTCTTGGATCG GCTGGCGAAGTGGTTGCAGAATTACAAGATGAACAAAAATCTCTTATTTGGTTCCTGATGAAGCAGGTCCGGCCTGGGATGGACCTTTCCAAAGTTGTGCTGCCGACATTCATTCTGGAGCCCAGATCATTTCTGGAAAAACTGGCAGACTCGTACTATCACGCTGATCTTTTGTCAAA GGCTGTACTCGAAGATGACGCTTTCACACGCATGAAAGGTGTTGTAAAGTGGTATTTATCTGGATTTTACAAGAAACCCCAGGGCTTGAAAAAACCCTACAATCCACTACTAGGAGAGACGTATCGCTGCTACTGGCAGCACCCCAATGGATCACGAACTTTCTATCTTGCTGAACAG ctgtCTCATCATCCTCCAATCTCTGGATTCTATGTCACTAATCGCCAAGACGGCTTTACCATTAGCGCTACAATTATTGCCAAGTCTAAATTCTACG GCAATTCAACATCGGCGGTATTAGACGGTGTGGCAGTATTGACAATGCTGCCAAGAGGAGAGGATTACACTATGACTATCCCATATGCTCATTGCAAAGGTATTTTGATGGGAACTTTGTCAATGGAGCTGGGTGGAAAGATTAACATCAACTGTGAGAAGACGGGATATCAGACGGAACTAGAGTTCAAACTGAAG CCATTTCTGGGTGGCGCGGAACACATGAATCAAGTTGTCGGTAGGATTCGACTTGGGAAGGAAACGCTTGCAACCATTTCAGGCTACTGGGATGGACAGATTACCATCACCGACAAACGGACAGGG ACGGAGAGCGTTTTTTTCAACCCGACGGCAGAGATCCGCAAGAACAGATTGAAGAAATACACCGTACCGTTAGAACAACAGGGGGACTGGGAAAGTGAGAATCTGTGGCAAGCCGTCACTCAGGCAATTAACAACGATGATCAGGTAGCTGCAACAGAGGCGAAAACTGTTTTGGAAGAAGCTCAACGAGAGCGTGCACGCGAAAGAAAACTCCAAGGTCTAGAATGGGttccaaaatattttgtacag GATATAATCTCAGGTAATTGGATGTACCGCCACGCTGATCTCCGTCCTTGGGATCCCCGAAATGACGTGGTTCAATACGAATATGACTACGTCGTCCGGACAAAAACAAAGCATAAAACGCCAATAATGCGGACCGGTAGCATCATTTCAGTTGAGCCGCAAACTCAG ATGCCACTGCTGCAAGCCGAGTCTAGATCGTCTTTGTCGGTATTGAAGTCTTCCAAAAGGCAATTGACGAACAACATGCCACTCGCTGAAGCGGCCCATGATTCAGGCAGCTCCTCTGCCGAGTTCCACTCTGATTCTAGTCAGTCAGTAGGCAAAAGGCGACGATCTACCGCTAA aATAATTGACGTTATAAAAGAGATGGATTCGCGATTACTTGATAACGGGGAAAAGCTAAACAGAATTCAGCATATCGTAGAGCAACTAGCTATCAAACAAAGGGAACAAAAGGCAAACGCGTCGGAAACAAGGATGTCGAGGAATTTGTTGGACACTGGTATTGTAATAGCCGTGATTTTCATCATACAGTATCTTCTGAATTTATGGAACAGCAGATCGTTGGAAACAAAGGAGTG TAACAGATGA
- the LOC124299102 gene encoding oxysterol-binding protein-related protein 8 isoform X3, whose amino-acid sequence MPLPERTAGDDRQPRQGGVQAGSTPLPKLPSLESLSTSTIISTCAPPSSTGPAAMGESCPKLADNSSEKSGDAGKLTRKESYKAQRKNYRMEKKRVANELLSSLKDPTVVVMSDWLKVRGTLKSWTKLWCILKPGLLLLYKNPKIKSNNWVGTILLNICQVIERPSKKDGFCFKLFHPLEQSIWAPRGPEKEALGAVVQPLPTSYLIFRAPSQAAGKCWLDALELSLRCSSLIVRSSSVLPRSPQHDATTTHETQWSEADYEKHFNDHDLDDVSQPENGVVADAEISASDSESEPSVKEEEPDQIHETPYAVVENEVLGSAGEVVAELQDEQKSLIWFLMKQVRPGMDLSKVVLPTFILEPRSFLEKLADSYYHADLLSKAVLEDDAFTRMKGVVKWYLSGFYKKPQGLKKPYNPLLGETYRCYWQHPNGSRTFYLAEQLSHHPPISGFYVTNRQDGFTISATIIAKSKFYGNSTSAVLDGVAVLTMLPRGEDYTMTIPYAHCKGILMGTLSMELGGKININCEKTGYQTELEFKLKPFLGGAEHMNQVVGRIRLGKETLATISGYWDGQITITDKRTGTESVFFNPTAEIRKNRLKKYTVPLEQQGDWESENLWQAVTQAINNDDQVAATEAKTVLEEAQRERARERKLQGLEWVPKYFVQDIISGNWMYRHADLRPWDPRNDVVQYEYDYVVRTKTKHKTPIMRTGSIISVEPQTQMPLLQAESRSSLSVLKSSKRQLTNNMPLAEAAHDSGSSSAEFHSDSSQSVGKRRRSTAKIIDVIKEMDSRLLDNGEKLNRIQHIVEQLAIKQREQKANASETRMSRNLLDTGIVIAVIFIIQYLLNLWNSRSLETKECNR is encoded by the exons ATGCCGTTACCGGAACGCA CGGCCGGAGATGATAGACAACCTCGACAAGGCGGTGTTCAAGCTGGATCAACACCGCTGCCAAAACTACCGTCATTAGAATCACTCTCGACAAGTACAATTATTTCTACTTGTGCTCCACCATCCTCAACAg GTCCAGCAGCGATGGGTGAAAGCTGTCCAAAGCTGGCTGACAATTCGTCAGAAAAG TCTGGCGATGCTGGCAAATTGACTCGCAAAGAGTCCTACAAAGCACAGAGGAAAAATTATcggatggagaaaaaaagagtcGCCAATGAACTCCTCAGCTCCCTTAAAGACCCGACTGTTGTTGTCATGAGCGACTGGCTCAAGGTCCGTGGCACGCTCAAGAGTTGGACCAAGTTGTGGTGCATTCTGAAACCTGGATTGCTGCTGCTATACAAGAATCCGAAGATAAAG AGTAACAACTGGGTGGGAACCATTCTACTCAATATATGTCAAGTAATAGAGAGACCGAGTAAAAAAGACGGGTTTTGCTTCAAACTGTTCCATCCGCTGGAGCAATCGATCTGGGCGCCACGAGGTCCTGAGAAAGAGGCTCTTG GTGCTGTAGTCCAGCCTCTTCCCACGTCTTATCTGATCTTCAGAGCACCTTCTCAAGCTGCTGGCAAATGTTGGCTCGATGCATTAGAGCTCTCTCTCCGATGTTCTTCGCTTATCGTTCGCTCTAGTAGCGTTCTTCCTCGATCACCTCAACATGATGCGACAACCACTCATGAAACTCAGTGGAGTGAAGCAGACTACGAAAAACACTTCAATGATCATG ACCTTGACGATGTCAGCCAGCCGGAGAATGGTGTAGTCGCAGATGCTGAAATCAGCGCCTCTGACAGCGAGTCGGAACCATCTGTCAAGGAAGAAGAACCTGATCAAATTCATGAAACACCTTACGCTGTTGTGGAGAACGAAGTTCTTGGATCG GCTGGCGAAGTGGTTGCAGAATTACAAGATGAACAAAAATCTCTTATTTGGTTCCTGATGAAGCAGGTCCGGCCTGGGATGGACCTTTCCAAAGTTGTGCTGCCGACATTCATTCTGGAGCCCAGATCATTTCTGGAAAAACTGGCAGACTCGTACTATCACGCTGATCTTTTGTCAAA GGCTGTACTCGAAGATGACGCTTTCACACGCATGAAAGGTGTTGTAAAGTGGTATTTATCTGGATTTTACAAGAAACCCCAGGGCTTGAAAAAACCCTACAATCCACTACTAGGAGAGACGTATCGCTGCTACTGGCAGCACCCCAATGGATCACGAACTTTCTATCTTGCTGAACAG ctgtCTCATCATCCTCCAATCTCTGGATTCTATGTCACTAATCGCCAAGACGGCTTTACCATTAGCGCTACAATTATTGCCAAGTCTAAATTCTACG GCAATTCAACATCGGCGGTATTAGACGGTGTGGCAGTATTGACAATGCTGCCAAGAGGAGAGGATTACACTATGACTATCCCATATGCTCATTGCAAAGGTATTTTGATGGGAACTTTGTCAATGGAGCTGGGTGGAAAGATTAACATCAACTGTGAGAAGACGGGATATCAGACGGAACTAGAGTTCAAACTGAAG CCATTTCTGGGTGGCGCGGAACACATGAATCAAGTTGTCGGTAGGATTCGACTTGGGAAGGAAACGCTTGCAACCATTTCAGGCTACTGGGATGGACAGATTACCATCACCGACAAACGGACAGGG ACGGAGAGCGTTTTTTTCAACCCGACGGCAGAGATCCGCAAGAACAGATTGAAGAAATACACCGTACCGTTAGAACAACAGGGGGACTGGGAAAGTGAGAATCTGTGGCAAGCCGTCACTCAGGCAATTAACAACGATGATCAGGTAGCTGCAACAGAGGCGAAAACTGTTTTGGAAGAAGCTCAACGAGAGCGTGCACGCGAAAGAAAACTCCAAGGTCTAGAATGGGttccaaaatattttgtacag GATATAATCTCAGGTAATTGGATGTACCGCCACGCTGATCTCCGTCCTTGGGATCCCCGAAATGACGTGGTTCAATACGAATATGACTACGTCGTCCGGACAAAAACAAAGCATAAAACGCCAATAATGCGGACCGGTAGCATCATTTCAGTTGAGCCGCAAACTCAG ATGCCACTGCTGCAAGCCGAGTCTAGATCGTCTTTGTCGGTATTGAAGTCTTCCAAAAGGCAATTGACGAACAACATGCCACTCGCTGAAGCGGCCCATGATTCAGGCAGCTCCTCTGCCGAGTTCCACTCTGATTCTAGTCAGTCAGTAGGCAAAAGGCGACGATCTACCGCTAA aATAATTGACGTTATAAAAGAGATGGATTCGCGATTACTTGATAACGGGGAAAAGCTAAACAGAATTCAGCATATCGTAGAGCAACTAGCTATCAAACAAAGGGAACAAAAGGCAAACGCGTCGGAAACAAGGATGTCGAGGAATTTGTTGGACACTGGTATTGTAATAGCCGTGATTTTCATCATACAGTATCTTCTGAATTTATGGAACAGCAGATCGTTGGAAACAAAGGAGTG TAACAGATGA